A genomic segment from Streptosporangium roseum DSM 43021 encodes:
- a CDS encoding M15 family metallopeptidase, giving the protein MRDIVLISDPRVTAIPVEESGERLADVRGRLRVDGRMADSEGAFAHLREGLLARLEGAQAQLPPGYRLLVVEGYRPLATQQRIFEEYSAELRLVFPEMSPEEICVAASRYVSPVAVAPHTAGAAVDLTLCTEDGDELDMGTALNATPEQSDGACYTDASGLSSEARHHRGMLGTALRSAGLVNYPTEWWHWSYGDRYWAMTTGAAAAVYGPTSV; this is encoded by the coding sequence ATGCGCGACATCGTTCTGATCTCCGATCCCCGTGTCACCGCGATCCCCGTCGAGGAGTCCGGAGAGCGGCTGGCCGACGTCCGGGGGCGGCTGCGGGTGGACGGGCGGATGGCCGATTCCGAGGGGGCGTTCGCCCACCTGCGGGAGGGGCTGCTGGCCCGGCTGGAGGGCGCGCAGGCGCAGCTCCCGCCCGGTTACCGGCTGCTGGTGGTGGAGGGCTACCGGCCGCTGGCGACGCAGCAGCGGATCTTCGAGGAGTACTCGGCGGAGCTGCGGCTGGTGTTTCCGGAGATGTCGCCCGAGGAGATCTGCGTGGCGGCGAGCCGCTACGTCTCGCCTGTCGCGGTCGCCCCGCACACCGCGGGCGCGGCAGTGGACCTGACCCTGTGCACCGAGGACGGGGACGAGCTCGACATGGGCACCGCGCTCAACGCCACCCCCGAGCAGAGTGACGGCGCCTGCTACACCGACGCCTCCGGCCTGTCGTCCGAGGCCCGCCACCACCGCGGCATGCTCGGCACGGCCCTGCGGTCGGCCGGCCTGGTCAACTACCCCACCGAGTGGTGGCACTGGTCCTACGGCGACCGCTACTGGGCCATGACCACCGGGGCCGCGGCCGCCGTCTACGGCCCCACGTCGGTCTGA
- a CDS encoding MbtH family protein, whose product MSHRVVVNHEEQYSIWPTGRDLPDGWREEGASGTRQECLVHIDQVWTDMRPLSAREATGV is encoded by the coding sequence ATGAGTCACCGTGTCGTGGTCAACCACGAGGAGCAGTATTCGATCTGGCCCACCGGCCGGGATCTGCCGGACGGCTGGCGGGAGGAGGGCGCCTCCGGGACCAGGCAGGAGTGCCTGGTCCACATCGACCAGGTCTGGACCGACATGCGCCCGCTCAGCGCCAGGGAGGCCACAGGTGTCTGA
- a CDS encoding acyl carrier protein, translating to MVVRERLAAMVATASDGAVTAKEALAATVPLSALGVTSLAQMRLIDAVETEFGVEIDLSGEGFDLLDDLDALERYIAASGRSGS from the coding sequence ATGGTGGTTAGGGAACGGCTGGCCGCGATGGTGGCCACGGCGTCGGACGGCGCGGTGACGGCCAAGGAGGCGCTGGCCGCGACGGTCCCGCTGTCGGCGCTGGGGGTCACCTCGCTGGCGCAGATGCGGCTGATCGACGCGGTGGAGACCGAGTTCGGGGTCGAGATCGACCTGTCGGGTGAGGGGTTCGACCTGCTGGACGACCTGGACGCGCTGGAGCGCTACATCGCCGCCTCCGGCCGCTCCGGTTCCTGA
- a CDS encoding N,N-dimethylformamidase beta subunit family domain-containing protein: MTVYAYAEATSCVQGGTLRFHLARASRAPLHGSVLLEDVSADRAVSEEEFDGPLWTLDVPADLPSSLYRAVFTADEDSSEVYFVVRAARPRSPILLSIPFPTWQAYNRAGIPGESIYWTEQATRASRVAFDRPGGGPPPERWEEGMLRWLGPAGYEVDYCSGLDLHDGASLLSGYRLLVVNGHDEYWTAGMRDNVEEFVRRGGNLAVFSGNTCWWQFRLEDDGRTMVCYRDAVTDPMATVEPGLTTVEWSSAPVNRPENSLTGVSFRRGAGTWGPYMQLMHEESYTARFPEHWVFDGTGLGEGDKFGQGCIGYETDACDFVEVDGVPVATGRDGTPPSFVILATADLRHWHRYGQGGMATMGVFGLGAGTVFTASTVNWGNTLHDPAVDRITRNVLDRLSGPPAGWEVIGPAGPFRALTVCDSQLYGVGADGSLYRRDVSGQNLRWQRIDSGGGVVAMATPREASTTRPIGLYGLTGDDRLVYRDPGPEAPWTVLGTAPSGGVGLALVDGDLWAATADGSLWRLPPETSEWALVDGEAGAVALTAMNGRLYAACPDDRIRTRLPVAAAAEWSDLCSAAGCTTLTAHAGRLIGAAADHPLRWRDPVPDRPAEVGR, translated from the coding sequence ATGACGGTGTACGCCTATGCCGAGGCCACCTCCTGCGTCCAGGGCGGCACGCTCCGCTTCCATCTCGCGCGCGCCTCCCGGGCTCCCCTGCACGGCTCGGTCCTGCTGGAGGACGTGTCCGCGGACAGGGCGGTGTCCGAGGAGGAGTTCGACGGCCCCCTGTGGACGCTCGACGTCCCCGCCGACCTGCCGAGCTCGCTCTACCGGGCGGTGTTCACCGCCGACGAGGACTCCTCGGAGGTCTACTTCGTCGTGCGGGCCGCCCGGCCGCGCTCCCCGATCCTGCTGTCGATCCCGTTCCCGACCTGGCAGGCCTACAACCGGGCGGGCATCCCCGGCGAGTCCATCTACTGGACCGAGCAGGCCACCCGGGCCTCGCGCGTCGCCTTCGACCGGCCCGGCGGCGGCCCGCCGCCCGAGCGCTGGGAGGAGGGCATGCTGCGCTGGCTGGGCCCGGCCGGATACGAGGTGGACTACTGCTCGGGGCTGGACCTGCACGACGGCGCCTCGCTGCTGTCGGGCTACCGGCTGCTGGTGGTCAACGGCCACGACGAGTACTGGACGGCGGGGATGCGCGACAACGTGGAGGAGTTCGTCCGCCGGGGCGGCAACCTGGCCGTGTTCTCCGGCAACACCTGCTGGTGGCAGTTCCGGCTGGAGGACGACGGGCGGACCATGGTCTGCTACCGCGACGCGGTCACCGACCCGATGGCCACCGTGGAGCCCGGCCTCACCACGGTCGAGTGGTCCAGCGCGCCGGTGAACCGGCCGGAGAACAGCCTGACCGGGGTCAGCTTCCGGCGGGGTGCCGGGACCTGGGGGCCGTACATGCAGCTGATGCACGAGGAGTCCTACACCGCCCGCTTCCCTGAGCACTGGGTCTTCGACGGGACGGGGCTGGGCGAGGGCGACAAGTTCGGCCAGGGCTGCATCGGCTACGAGACCGACGCCTGCGACTTCGTCGAGGTGGACGGCGTCCCGGTGGCCACCGGCCGCGACGGCACCCCGCCGTCCTTCGTCATCCTCGCCACCGCCGACCTGCGCCACTGGCACCGGTACGGCCAAGGCGGCATGGCCACCATGGGCGTCTTCGGTCTCGGCGCCGGGACGGTGTTCACCGCCTCCACCGTGAACTGGGGCAACACCCTGCACGATCCCGCCGTGGACCGGATCACCCGCAACGTGCTGGACCGGCTGTCCGGCCCGCCCGCCGGGTGGGAGGTCATCGGTCCGGCCGGCCCGTTCCGGGCGCTGACGGTGTGCGACTCCCAGCTGTACGGCGTGGGCGCGGACGGCTCGCTGTACCGCCGGGACGTCTCCGGCCAGAACCTGCGCTGGCAGCGGATCGACTCCGGTGGCGGCGTGGTCGCCATGGCCACCCCGCGCGAGGCCTCCACCACCAGGCCTATCGGCCTGTACGGCCTGACCGGCGACGACCGGCTCGTCTACCGCGACCCGGGCCCCGAGGCCCCCTGGACCGTGCTCGGCACGGCCCCCTCCGGCGGGGTCGGGCTGGCCCTGGTCGACGGCGACCTGTGGGCCGCCACGGCCGACGGCAGCCTGTGGCGCCTGCCTCCGGAGACCTCCGAGTGGGCCCTGGTCGACGGTGAGGCCGGAGCCGTCGCCCTCACCGCCATGAACGGCCGCCTCTACGCCGCCTGCCCGGACGACCGCATCCGCACGCGCCTGCCGGTGGCGGCCGCCGCGGAGTGGAGCGACCTCTGCTCCGCCGCGGGCTGCACCACCCTCACCGCGCACGCCGGCCGCCTGATCGGCGCCGCCGCCGACCACCCCCTCCGCTGGCGCGACCCCGTCCCTGACCGCCCGGCGGAGGTGGGGCGGTAG
- a CDS encoding non-ribosomal peptide synthetase, translated as MIATAAQALWPRFARGRETPATQGLAHPGRRCNTNHPELTERFLSRKNPFPLRAQLGKYARSGLSHTHFRRPRANADPRPTKELCVLQPETISPGQPGTEYPLSYGQQRLWFLHRLDPSDSTYNTSYVYRLKGRLDTVALEAAFTAVAARHESLRTRFSESAGRPLAIVEPPAPVTVERLAAGNDQEALSLVSALTNTAFDLSAAPPFQVSLIELGLDEHVLCVVLHHINGDGWSLNVLRSEVAAHYGSGGTAPLPHLPLQYGEHALRRHSADSGLQWWIERLAGVPPLELPADRPRPVQRSGAGGEVDFRIEADVSAAIRDLARRARCTPYMVLLAAYQVLLARHTGQSDFCVGTPSAGRDSTELETMIGFLSTTLALRCDLSGDPTFSELLKRTRRTVLDALSRQDVPFERLVAELDVERDLSRTPLFQTLFAFHTHGEWADPLPGLTATPFPHGWSRARLDLSVDISPADDGHLLGSVVYSTDLFDRETVERMVTRFQELLAAAVADPEVPVGSLRMLPEAELGLLEEWNGTGAELPEVTLVDLVLEQAAATPDAIAVETPARAGQDAPADTLTYAGLVERAAEVAGRLAAAGIGRGSLVAVRMERGTDMLVALLGVAMSGAAYLPVDPDYPRARVSYVIEDSAAALVLTGLDDLLPGTAATTRPRPGDTAYVLYTSGSTGRPKGVVVPHRALTNFLLAMRALTGSSPRDVWLALTSLSFDISALELYLPLVTGGRVVVADAETARDGARLARLVREAGVTHVQATPSGWRVLLSGDLPRVVGLTGGEPLPPQFARELRPRVDRLVNVYGPTETTIWSTAWEVPESPGEIVIGRPIANTTVHILEPAGGPSPIGVPGELLIGGAGVATGYLGRPALTAERFVPGPDGARVYRTGDRARLRGDGTLEFLGRTDNQVKLRGHRIELGEIEAVLDAHPAVRQAVVAVRGDRLIAFTVLTPPAAPPSSDAAPSAGMASPADATREPGSAGPLDEVREHAGRELPGYMVPSVFVEVEALPLTPNGKIDRNALPEVDGGSERNATTPRTAGERLVAQVFAEVLGVAEVGAHDDFFTLGGHSLLATMVTARLTALSGREVPVREVFIRPTVAGLAELVEPSAGPDPAPGDGGPGRAAGTGQGTAGRSTGTGQGTAGPTIGGGEPGRPTVAGLGEAGGPRPRPAGTTPPLSFGQERLWFLNRLDPDDASYNMCLVRRLRGPLDPDALGRALDGTVARHESLRTRFPEVDGAPAVVVDPPGAVPVDRVSAGDETGAAELVAALTNRPFPDLASRPPLRVTLIGIGEDDHVLCVVLHHILGDGWSLNLIFDELSRLYSGRAELPPVPLQFGDVARWQRDRDTGDLLAYWRDRLADPTPLDLPVDRPRTAGAARRGGVAAVRLTSAEADALTRLGREHGATMFMVLLAAYQVLLARHTGQSDILVGTATAGRDRVQLEPVVGYLSDTLVLRGDLSADPTFTDLLRDTQIGVLDAFSHQGVPFEELVTALRTERDLTRTPLFQTMIILHTQDSGHARDAFAGLTTTAFEHGMRQAKLELMLEAWQDEHELLITLVYDAELFDRATVEGLAARFRLLLTALPRVAGDRVSTLPLRTEDDDALLRRLSEGPAQPPATAVPDMFAAAVRNTPDAVAVGCGDSLLTYAGLDARADELAALLQARGVAPGDVVGVRLGRTPDTVAALLATWRAGAVYLPLDPDYPEDRLAFLVADSGASLVLDEAGPYRGTPEPAPRDAAAYVIYTSGSTGTPKGVVVEHDGLAARVAWMREAYGLHPGDRVVQFASLSFDTHAEEIYPTLAAGARLELLPDGGVTLPDHLDGVTVLDLPTAYWHALVDQIDEIPWPSTLRLVILGGEQVHEAAVARWRERFGDRVRLVNTYGPTEATIIATAAELDGSPGRPPIGTPIGGTRVMVLDGHGEPVPPGAPGELCVTGAGVARGYLGRPALTAQRFVPGPGGSRVYRTGDRARWRGDGRLEFLGRDDDQVKVRGFRIELGEIEARVLAHPGVGQAAVAVHQETLVGYVVGTATGEELGRHLAGVLPAYMVPALWVGLDALPLTRSGKVDRAALPAPEAGAGAGTRTAPRGDAELLVADVFGEVLGIEAVGAFDDFFTLGGHSLLATRVIARLRALVEVDVPIRTLFARSTVAGLAAAVEELLVAELDGLSDEEAALLVQMPHGEGEL; from the coding sequence ATGATCGCAACGGCCGCGCAAGCCCTTTGGCCAAGGTTCGCGAGGGGGCGGGAAACCCCTGCCACACAGGGCCTTGCGCACCCCGGGCGGAGGTGTAACACTAACCACCCAGAACTAACTGAAAGGTTTCTTTCCAGAAAGAATCCTTTCCCATTACGTGCTCAACTCGGCAAATATGCGCGGAGCGGGCTTTCGCATACCCATTTTCGGCGCCCTCGCGCGAATGCGGACCCGCGGCCGACGAAGGAGCTCTGCGTGCTTCAGCCAGAGACCATTTCCCCCGGCCAGCCAGGGACGGAATACCCGCTGTCGTACGGCCAGCAGCGGTTGTGGTTTCTCCACCGCCTCGATCCCAGCGACTCGACCTACAACACATCCTATGTTTACAGGTTGAAAGGCCGACTTGACACGGTCGCGCTGGAGGCCGCTTTCACCGCCGTGGCCGCACGGCACGAGAGCCTGCGGACCCGCTTCAGCGAGAGCGCCGGCCGGCCCCTGGCGATCGTCGAGCCGCCCGCGCCCGTGACGGTGGAGCGGCTGGCGGCCGGGAACGACCAGGAAGCCCTCTCCCTTGTCTCCGCGCTCACCAACACGGCCTTCGACCTGTCCGCCGCGCCCCCGTTCCAGGTCTCGCTGATCGAGCTGGGCCTCGACGAGCACGTGCTCTGCGTCGTCCTGCACCACATCAACGGCGACGGCTGGTCGCTGAACGTGCTCCGCTCCGAGGTCGCCGCCCACTACGGCAGCGGTGGCACCGCCCCGCTGCCCCACCTCCCCCTCCAGTACGGCGAGCACGCCCTCCGCCGGCACTCGGCGGACTCCGGGCTCCAGTGGTGGATCGAGCGGCTGGCCGGGGTGCCGCCCCTCGAACTGCCCGCCGACCGGCCGCGTCCGGTGCAGCGGAGCGGTGCCGGCGGCGAGGTCGACTTCCGGATCGAGGCGGATGTGAGCGCCGCGATCAGGGACCTGGCCCGGCGGGCCCGCTGCACGCCGTACATGGTGCTGCTGGCCGCCTACCAGGTCCTGCTGGCCCGGCACACCGGCCAGAGCGACTTCTGCGTGGGCACCCCGTCGGCCGGCCGCGACAGCACCGAGCTGGAGACCATGATCGGTTTCCTGTCGACCACGCTGGCCCTCCGCTGCGACCTGTCCGGCGACCCCACCTTCAGCGAGCTGCTCAAGCGGACCCGTCGGACGGTGCTGGACGCGCTCTCCCGGCAGGACGTCCCCTTCGAGCGGCTCGTGGCGGAGCTGGACGTGGAGCGGGACCTCAGCCGCACCCCGCTGTTCCAGACCCTGTTCGCCTTCCACACCCACGGCGAGTGGGCCGACCCGCTGCCCGGCCTGACCGCCACGCCCTTCCCGCACGGCTGGTCCCGCGCCCGGCTCGACCTGTCGGTGGACATCTCCCCCGCCGATGACGGCCACCTGCTCGGCAGCGTGGTCTACAGCACCGACCTGTTCGACCGCGAGACCGTGGAGCGGATGGTCACCCGGTTCCAGGAGCTGCTCGCGGCCGCCGTGGCGGATCCCGAGGTGCCGGTGGGCTCGCTGCGGATGCTGCCGGAGGCGGAGCTCGGGCTGCTGGAGGAGTGGAACGGGACCGGCGCCGAGCTGCCCGAGGTGACGCTGGTCGACCTGGTGCTGGAACAGGCCGCCGCGACCCCGGACGCCATCGCGGTGGAGACCCCCGCACGCGCCGGGCAGGACGCGCCGGCGGACACGCTGACCTACGCCGGGCTGGTGGAACGGGCCGCGGAAGTCGCCGGCCGGCTGGCCGCCGCGGGCATCGGCCGCGGCTCGCTGGTCGCGGTCCGGATGGAACGCGGCACGGACATGCTCGTCGCGCTGCTGGGCGTGGCGATGAGCGGCGCCGCCTACCTGCCCGTCGATCCCGACTACCCGCGGGCCCGCGTCTCCTACGTGATCGAGGACTCCGCGGCCGCGCTGGTCCTGACCGGCCTGGACGACCTCCTGCCGGGGACGGCCGCGACCACGCGCCCCCGCCCCGGCGACACGGCCTACGTGCTGTACACCTCGGGGTCCACCGGCCGCCCGAAGGGCGTGGTGGTCCCGCACCGGGCGCTGACCAACTTCCTGCTGGCGATGCGCGCCCTGACCGGGTCCTCGCCGCGGGACGTGTGGCTGGCGCTGACCTCGCTGTCGTTCGACATCTCCGCCCTGGAGCTGTATCTGCCGCTGGTGACCGGCGGCCGGGTGGTCGTCGCCGACGCGGAGACGGCCCGCGACGGCGCCCGGCTCGCCCGGCTCGTCCGGGAGGCCGGGGTGACCCACGTCCAGGCGACACCGTCGGGGTGGCGGGTCCTGCTCAGCGGGGACCTGCCCCGCGTGGTGGGCCTGACCGGCGGCGAGCCGCTGCCGCCGCAGTTCGCCCGCGAGCTGCGTCCCCGGGTGGACAGGCTCGTCAACGTCTACGGCCCGACCGAGACCACGATCTGGTCCACCGCCTGGGAGGTCCCCGAGTCTCCCGGCGAGATCGTCATCGGCCGCCCGATCGCCAACACCACCGTCCACATCCTGGAACCCGCCGGCGGCCCCTCCCCGATCGGGGTGCCGGGCGAGCTGCTCATCGGCGGCGCGGGAGTCGCGACCGGCTATCTCGGCCGGCCCGCCCTGACCGCCGAGCGCTTCGTCCCCGGCCCGGACGGCGCCCGCGTCTACCGCACCGGGGACCGCGCCCGGCTGCGGGGCGACGGCACCCTGGAGTTCCTCGGCCGCACCGACAACCAGGTCAAGCTCCGCGGCCACCGCATCGAGCTCGGCGAGATCGAGGCGGTGCTCGACGCCCATCCCGCCGTACGGCAGGCGGTCGTCGCCGTGCGCGGGGACCGGCTGATCGCCTTCACCGTGCTGACCCCGCCGGCCGCGCCCCCCTCGTCGGACGCGGCTCCCTCGGCGGGCATGGCCTCCCCGGCGGACGCGACACGGGAGCCGGGCTCCGCGGGACCGCTCGACGAGGTGCGGGAACACGCCGGGCGGGAGCTGCCGGGATACATGGTGCCCAGCGTGTTCGTCGAGGTGGAGGCGTTGCCGCTGACGCCCAACGGGAAGATCGACCGCAACGCGCTGCCGGAGGTCGACGGAGGATCCGAACGGAACGCCACGACGCCTCGCACCGCGGGTGAGCGGCTGGTCGCGCAGGTCTTCGCCGAGGTGCTCGGCGTGGCCGAGGTCGGGGCGCACGACGACTTCTTCACGCTCGGCGGCCACTCGCTGCTGGCCACCATGGTCACCGCACGGCTGACGGCGCTGTCCGGCAGGGAGGTGCCCGTCCGGGAGGTGTTCATCCGGCCGACGGTCGCCGGGCTGGCGGAGCTGGTCGAGCCCTCCGCCGGGCCCGACCCGGCCCCCGGGGACGGCGGACCGGGACGGGCCGCCGGCACCGGGCAAGGGACGGCGGGACGGAGCACCGGCACCGGACAGGGGACGGCGGGACCGACCATCGGCGGTGGAGAGCCTGGCCGGCCCACCGTGGCCGGGCTCGGGGAGGCCGGCGGACCCCGGCCCCGGCCCGCGGGGACCACCCCGCCGCTCTCCTTCGGCCAGGAGCGGCTCTGGTTCCTCAACCGGCTCGACCCGGACGACGCCTCCTACAACATGTGCCTGGTCAGGCGGCTGCGGGGCCCGCTGGACCCGGACGCCCTGGGCAGGGCGCTGGACGGCACGGTGGCCCGCCACGAGAGCCTGCGCACCCGGTTCCCCGAGGTGGACGGCGCGCCCGCCGTGGTCGTCGACCCGCCGGGCGCGGTCCCCGTCGACCGGGTGAGCGCCGGGGACGAGACCGGGGCGGCGGAGCTCGTCGCGGCCCTGACCAACAGGCCCTTCCCGGATCTGGCCTCCCGGCCGCCGCTGCGGGTCACGCTGATCGGGATCGGCGAGGACGACCACGTCCTGTGCGTCGTCCTCCACCACATCCTCGGCGACGGCTGGTCGCTCAACCTCATCTTCGACGAGCTGTCGCGCCTCTACTCCGGCCGGGCCGAGCTGCCCCCGGTGCCGCTCCAGTTCGGCGACGTCGCCCGCTGGCAGCGCGACCGCGACACCGGTGATCTGCTCGCCTACTGGCGGGACCGGCTCGCCGACCCGACCCCGCTGGACCTGCCGGTCGACCGGCCGCGCACCGCCGGGGCCGCCCGGCGCGGCGGCGTGGCGGCCGTCCGGCTGACCTCGGCCGAGGCCGACGCCCTGACCCGGCTGGGCAGGGAGCACGGCGCGACGATGTTCATGGTCCTGCTCGCCGCCTATCAGGTGCTCCTGGCCCGGCACACCGGCCAGAGCGACATCCTGGTCGGCACCGCCACCGCGGGCCGGGACCGGGTCCAGCTCGAACCGGTCGTCGGCTACCTCAGCGACACCCTGGTCCTGCGCGGCGACCTGTCGGCCGACCCCACCTTCACCGACCTGCTGCGCGACACCCAGATCGGCGTCCTGGACGCCTTCTCCCACCAGGGCGTCCCGTTCGAGGAGCTGGTGACGGCCCTGAGGACCGAGCGGGACCTCACCCGCACCCCCCTGTTCCAGACCATGATCATCCTGCACACGCAGGACTCCGGGCACGCCCGCGACGCCTTCGCCGGACTGACCACCACGGCGTTCGAGCACGGCATGCGGCAGGCCAAGCTCGAACTGATGCTGGAGGCCTGGCAGGACGAGCACGAACTGCTGATAACCCTGGTCTACGACGCCGAGCTGTTCGACCGGGCCACCGTCGAAGGACTGGCCGCCCGGTTCCGCCTGCTCCTGACCGCGCTGCCCCGGGTCGCCGGCGACCGGGTCTCCACCCTGCCGCTGCGCACCGAGGACGACGACGCCCTGCTCCGCCGCCTCTCCGAGGGACCGGCCCAGCCGCCGGCGACCGCCGTACCGGACATGTTCGCGGCGGCCGTGCGGAACACCCCGGACGCCGTCGCGGTCGGATGCGGGGACAGCCTGCTCACCTACGCCGGGCTGGACGCGCGCGCCGACGAGCTGGCCGCGCTCCTCCAGGCGCGCGGCGTCGCCCCCGGCGACGTGGTCGGCGTCCGACTGGGCCGGACCCCGGACACCGTCGCCGCGCTGCTCGCCACCTGGCGGGCCGGAGCCGTCTACCTCCCGCTCGACCCCGACTACCCCGAGGACCGGCTCGCCTTCCTCGTGGCGGACAGCGGAGCGTCCCTCGTGCTCGACGAGGCCGGGCCGTACCGGGGGACCCCGGAACCCGCGCCGCGCGACGCCGCCGCCTACGTGATCTACACCTCCGGTTCCACCGGCACGCCCAAGGGCGTCGTGGTGGAGCACGACGGGCTCGCGGCGCGGGTCGCGTGGATGCGCGAGGCGTACGGCCTGCACCCCGGCGACCGGGTCGTGCAGTTCGCCTCGCTGAGCTTCGACACCCACGCCGAGGAGATCTACCCCACCCTGGCCGCCGGAGCCCGCCTGGAACTGCTGCCCGACGGCGGTGTCACCCTGCCCGACCACCTGGACGGGGTCACCGTGCTCGACCTGCCGACGGCCTACTGGCACGCGCTGGTCGACCAGATCGACGAGATCCCCTGGCCCTCGACGCTGCGCCTGGTGATCCTGGGCGGCGAGCAGGTGCACGAGGCCGCGGTGGCCCGCTGGCGGGAACGCTTCGGCGACCGGGTGCGGCTGGTCAACACCTACGGCCCGACCGAGGCCACGATCATCGCCACGGCCGCCGAGCTCGACGGCTCCCCCGGAAGGCCGCCGATCGGCACCCCGATCGGCGGCACCCGGGTCATGGTCCTGGACGGGCACGGTGAGCCCGTGCCGCCGGGCGCCCCGGGTGAGCTCTGCGTCACCGGGGCCGGGGTCGCCCGGGGCTACCTCGGCAGGCCCGCGCTGACCGCGCAGCGGTTCGTCCCCGGCCCCGGCGGTTCACGCGTCTACCGGACCGGCGACCGGGCGCGCTGGCGCGGCGACGGGCGGCTGGAGTTCCTCGGCCGCGACGACGACCAGGTCAAGGTCAGAGGCTTCCGGATCGAGCTGGGCGAGATCGAGGCCAGAGTCCTGGCGCACCCCGGTGTCGGCCAGGCGGCGGTGGCCGTGCACCAGGAGACCCTGGTCGGCTACGTCGTCGGCACGGCCACCGGCGAGGAGCTGGGCAGGCACCTGGCCGGCGTGCTCCCCGCCTACATGGTCCCGGCGCTCTGGGTGGGCCTCGACGCCCTGCCGCTGACCCGCAGCGGCAAGGTCGACCGGGCCGCGCTGCCCGCGCCCGAGGCCGGGGCCGGGGCCGGGACGAGGACCGCCCCGCGCGGTGACGCCGAGCTGCTGGTGGCCGACGTCTTCGGCGAGGTGCTGGGGATCGAGGCGGTCGGCGCCTTCGACGACTTCTTCACCCTGGGCGGGCACTCGCTGCTCGCCACCCGCGTCATCGCCAGGCTCCGCGCCCTCGTCGAGGTGGACGTGCCGATCCGCACCCTGTTCGCGCGGAGCACCGTGGCCGGGCTCGCGGCCGCGGTGGAGGAGCTGCTGGTCGCCGAGCTCGACGGACTGTCAGACGAGGAGGCCGCCCTCCTCGTGCAAATGCCTCATGGAGAAGGGGAGCTGTGA